A single window of Aspergillus oryzae RIB40 DNA, chromosome 8 DNA harbors:
- a CDS encoding uncharacterized protein (predicted protein), with amino-acid sequence MPSELVVLPPSSPLMISAIPPPRPVSVNSLARASVSSSIPYAKSTRSTSAEFQLPDGPIAPPAVPGQLACQSPVDTDMEDVEIIVDAPHPLRPELQFQNLPVEIHEAILDYLFGERAAAFTTTGPGKSPGRSWNKSLRHPRRKVLSNLALISPVWRSLVQDRIYRHIKIKGTTEELYESARWFRAHPLLASYVRHVEIWIPVWGKRATKNSSSQIPARRYNDEDMDGAAAHTTMVWDDSDTNHGNDYKYHYASHNATLEEIFYHVQSCFPEARILTLEGGHCKKPPMVRHFRNDPCGFSGQRLPTLPEIRSFVMRGAWNIMRDHRHWHNLSEALPGLQEWHCAYAKPKVEGYHTIAEILRRLSPSIVHLNISLEGFYSKDSTQTSWLGDGVNPPHLCRLLGDVIPHLESLAFTGKVCACLFQPTRSSLSTWPPKSSKLRSLDLVVKNCCRDKRTSSGLPFLDDFSRITNLHFIRAFERLITGAVHSLNTHQVLNYMRIRFIDLDSACPPLNPYFQLIDDECSGLWSERILDMLHEARPQAHFIELSEGIYPQYGPNHQIVGAVYPRTRPLSIHAATYKIIADVSKS; translated from the exons ATGCCGTCCGAGTTGGTCGTCCTGCCGCCCTCGTCGCCCCTCATGATTTCCGCCATTCCTCCCCCCCGTCCAGTTTCTGTAAATTCGCTGGCGAGAGCCTCGGTCTCGTCGTCGATTCCATATGCCAAATCAACTCGAAGTACTAGCGCAGAGTTCCAGCTGCCCGATGGCCCCATCGCCCCTCCCGCAGTGCCTGGCCAGCTGGCCTGCCAGTCCCCTGTGGATACCGatatggaagatgtggagatcatTGTGGATGCACCACATCCCCTCCGGCCAGAACTGCAGTTTCAAAACCTCCCCGTCGAAATCCACGAAGCCATCCTTGACTACCTTTTCGGCGAACGAGCGGCAGCTTTCACAACGACCGGTCCGGGAAAATCGCCCGGTCGAAGTTGGAATAAATCTCTCCGTCACCCACGACGGAAAGTTTTGTCGAACCTAGCGTTAATCTCGCCGGTGTGGAGATCGTTAGTGCAGGATCGGATCTACAGACATA TCAAAATTAAAGGCACGACTGAGGAGTTGTACGAATCGGCACGTTGGTTCCGGGCGCATCCCCTTCTAGCCAGCTATGTCCGTCATGTTGAGATATGGATCCCCGTATGGGGTAAGCGAGCCACCAAGAATAGCTCTTCTCAAATACCGGCCCGGCGATACAATGACGAGGATATGGATGGAGCCGCCGCGCACACGACCATGGTATGGGACGATTCCGATACCAACCATGGAAACGACTACAAGTACCACTACGCAAGTCATAATGCCACTTTAGAGGAGATCTTTTATCACGTCCAGTCGTGCTTTCCGGAGGCACGCATTTTGACCCTCGAAGGAGGCCACTGCAAAAAGCCGCCGATGGTACGCCACTTCAGGAACGATCCGTGTGGATTCTCCGGCCAGCGGCTGCCGACACTACCGGAGATTCGCTCGTTTGTAATGCGCGGAGCTTGGAATATTATGCGCGACCATCGACATTGGCACAATTTGTCAGAAGCGTTGCCGGGTTTACAAGAGTGGCATTGTGCGTACGCGAAACCGAAGGTCGAAGGGTATCATACCATCGCAGAAATTCTACGACGACTGTCGCCCTCCATTGTGCACCTTAATATTAGCTTGGAAGGATTCTACAGCAAGGACAGCACGCAGACCAGCTGGCTGGGCGACGGAGTCAACCCTCCTCATCTATGTCGCTTGCTCGGAGATGTCATACCACATCTGGAGTCCCTCGCGTTCACGGGCAAGGTCTGTGCGTGTCTGTTCCAACCCACGCGAAGTTCTTTGTCAACCTGGCCACCCAAGTCCTCGAAATTGAGATCGCTAGATCTGGTGGTCAAGAATTGCTGCCGCGACAAGCGAACCAGCTCCGGACTGCCATTCCTGGATGACTTTTCGCGGATCACCAACCTCCACTTCATCCGGGCGTTCGAGCGATTGATCACCGGCGCGGTACATAGTCTCAATACCCACCAAGTGCTGAATTACATGCGGATTCGGTTCATTGATCTGGACTCAGCCTGCCCGCCTCTCAACCCGTATTTCCAGCTCATTGACGACGAATGCTCGGGTCTCTGGAGCGAGCGGATTCTCGACATGCTGCACGAGGCCCGACCCCAGGCGCATTTCATCGAGTTGTCCGAAGGGATTTACCCACAGTATGGACCCAACCACCAAATCGTGGGAGCAGTATACCCACGAACCCGTCCTTTAAGCATCCACGCCGCCACCTACAAAATCATCGCGGACGTGTCCAAATCCTAA